ATGGGTAGCATGCTGAACTACAGCAGTTCAATCAATGAACACTGACTTCACTGGCCTGGAAAGAGAGAGCAGGATCCTCTCTGTACAGTCACACAAACTCTGGAAAGAGAGAGCAGGATCCTCTCTGTACAGTCACACAAACTCTGGAAAGATCTCACACAATGCCATGACAATACAAAAGCTTTCTATTGAAAATGCCTTATGTATATTTTAGTTATTTGTAGTTGATATATGTTTAGTTAGTTTTTTCCAGACCGAATTTcaatcagtgcattcaactaaggtatgTACAACTGATATAGAATGCAATTGGTTAAATAGTGAGCTAGAACCGAAGTGACACAAACAGCAAAATTGCAATCTAAATATAAACCCATGGAAGTTTAAAATATTCAGAGAGCTCGACATCACAGCCTGAACAAAATCAATGCCTCTTCTAAGTTTGGGTTATTGATTTTCTTTGCCATCAGGATAGAGAATCGAGCTAAAAATATAATGAAATGAAATAGTTTGTCGTTTCACATTGATTGAAGTTTAATTCTGCTTCTATCCCAACACTAACATTTACATAACCACCTTTCTTTTTGTGTGTCTAATACAGAGGCCTTGAGTGTATTCAATCACAAAACATAAGTTTCATCTTGCCCATGAATCTTATAGCTACTGGTGCATGTAGGAAGGAGATACTGTCTGAAGAAGTATGTGGCTTAGTTGGTAAGAGCATGCATGGTGCTGGCAATGGCAAGGTCATGGATTCAATTTTGGCAGGGATCATACTAAAAAGACTACTGACATTATGGGAGACAGAATACATTGTTCTACCACTGACCACCATTATTCATAATTAGTCACCATCATTCAATCCTAATTATGCATTAGCTGGATGATGGTAGATGGGTGTAGACAATGAGAAAGGGGGATGTAACGCCTGTTAACCATCTTGCCTGAAGGGGACCACCATATGGTGACTTGAAAGGATGGCAAACACGGTGCCAAATAGATATTAGTCTGATATCTTAAAGAAATGTGATTCTTGCTTCTCTTTGAGGCATCATTGTCCAACAGAAGCATTGTGTTAACTAATACGTCAATAGCCTAAGTATTATGCCTTAACCTTATGTATGCTCTCATCCCCTTACCCCAATTTTCTAAGATTTGTCATGGAGTGATAGGTATTATCCCATAAACACAACATATAAAAAACATGTCTGTCTCACTGAACCTAATTCCTTTTTTTCAAATAGATTAAGTGGGGGGTAAAGTTCCTTGCTGTTTATCCCTTTAATTATGTGATCAGTGTTAATACTACAGCTGTTTTTAAGCCTTACACAGTGCACACACGCACAGCCACatactcactctttctctctcaacacAGCACAGCAGGACTGGGAATGCTGATGGAATACAAAACCATAGTGGGTTACAGCAGTATAAGCTACATCAGCAGAGAACACTGAAAGTAAACGGTGCTGCTTTCGCAAATGAAATCCTccaactacagtgccttcagatatcattcacaccccttgataTTCATtacattttgatgtgttacaaagtgggattaaaatggattgaattgtcATTTTTGGTAAACGATCGACACAAAAtactataatgtcaaagtggaagaaaatgtTGAACATTTGTTGAAAAAAttatggaaaataaaacactatatatatatctTGATTAGGAAGTATTCAACCTCCtgggtcaatacatgttagaatcaactttggcagtgattatagctgtgagtctttctgggtaagtctctaagagcttacaacacctggattgtgcaacatttgcccatcaTTTTTTTctgaattcttcaagctctgtcaaatttgtcgttgatcattgctagacaactattTTGAGATTTCCAAGCAGATTTAATTCAAagctgtaacttggccactcaggaacattcactgtcttcttggtaagcaactccagtgtagatttggccttgtgttttaagttattgtcctgctgaaaggtgaattcatctcacagtgtctggtggaaagcagactggaacaggttttcctctaggattttgcctgttcttagctccattccgattattttttatcctgaaaaactccccagtccttaacgattacaagcatacccaccatatgtgaattgattgccccccatctatcttcagagctcgtgctgctaggtgacctaaactgggacatgcttaacactttggccatcctacaatctaagcttgatgccgtcaatctcacacaaattatcaatgaacccaccaggtacaaacccaaatctgtaaacacgggcaccctcaaagATATCAtcttaaccaacttgccctccaaatacacctctgctgttttcaaccaagatctcagcgatcactgcctcattgcctgcatccataatgggtctgcggtcaaacgaccatccctcatcactgtcaaccgctccctaaaacacttcagccagcaggcctttctaatcgacctggcccgggtatcctggaaggatattgacctcatcccgtcagtagaggatgcctggttattctttaaaagtgccttcctcaccatcttaaataagcatggcacattcaaaaaatgtataaccaggaacagatataggcCTTGGTTCtccccagacctgactgcccttgaccagcacaaaaacatcctgtggcgttctgcattagcatcgaatagcccccgtgatatgcaacttttcagggaagctaggaaccaatatacacaaacagttaggaaagctaaggctagctttttcaagcagaaatttgcatcctgtagcacaaactcaaaaaagttatgggacactgtaaagtccatggagaataagagcaccacctcccagctgcccattgcactgaggataggaaacactgtcaccactgataaatccactataattgagaatttcaataagcatttttctacggctggccatgctttccacctggctacccctaccccaatcaacagccctccaccccccacagcaactcgcccaagcctcccccatttctccttcacccaaatccagatagccgatgttctgaaagagctgcaaaatctggaccactacaaatcagccgggctagacaatctggaccctctctttctaaaattatctgccgaaattgttgcaacccctattactagcctgttcaacctctctttcgtatcgtctgagatttccaaagattggaaagctgccacggtcatccccctcttcaatgggggagacactctagacctaaactgctacagacctatgtctatcctaccctgccattctaaggtcttcgaaagccaagttaacaaacagattaccgaccattttgaatcccaccgtaccttctccgctatgcaatctggtttcagagctggtcatgggtgcacctcagccatgctcaaggtcctaaaagatatcataaccgccatcgataagagacattactgtgcagccgtattcatcgacctggccaaggctttcgactctgtcaatcaccacattcttatcggcagactcaacagccttggtttctcaaatgattgcctcgcctggttcaccaactactcctctgaaagagttcagtgtgtcatatcggagggcctgttgtccggacctctggcagtctctatcggggtgccacagggttcaattctcgggccgactctcttctctgtatacatcaatgatgtcgctcttgctgctggtgattctctgatccacctctacgcagatgacaccattctgaatacctctggcccttctttggacactgtgttaactaacctccagacgagcttcaatgccatacaactctccttccgtggcctccaactgctcttaaatccaagtaaaactaaatgcattctcttcaactgatcgctgcccgcacctgccggcccatccagcatcactactctggacggttctggcctagaatatgttgacaactacaaatacctaggtgtctggttagactgtaaactctccgcccagacccacattaagcatctccaatccaaaattaaatctataatcggcttcctatttcacaacaaagcatccttcactcatgctgccaaatataccctcgtaaaactgactatcctaacgatcctcgacttcggcgatgtaatttacaaaatagcctccaatactctactcagcaaattggatgcagtctatcacagtgccatccgtttggtcaccaaagccccatatactacccaccactgcgacctgtacgctcttgttggctggcacacgcttcatactcgtcgccaaacccactggctccaggtcatctacaagtctttgctaggtaaagccccgccttatctcagttcacgggtcaccatagcagcacccactcgcagcacgcgctccagcaggtatatttcactgatcacccccaaagccaattcctcctttggccgccttttcttccaatgactggaacgaactgcaaaagtcgctgaagctggagactcttatctccctcactaacttcaagcaccagctgtcagagcagctcactgatcattgcacctgtacatagctcatctgtaaatagcccatccaactaccttatccccatactgtatttatttattttgctcctttgcaccccagtatctctacttgcacattcatcttctgcacatctatcaatccagtgtttaattgctatgtcgtaattacctcgccactatggcctattttattgccttatctcccttattttacctcatttgcacacactgtatatatactttttttctactgtattactgactgtatgtttgtttattctatgtgtaactctgtgttgttgtatgtgtcgaactgctttgctttatcttggccaggtctcagtcccaaatgagaacttgttctcaaatagcctacctggttaaataaaggtgaaataaaaaataaataaaaatataacatgatgcagccaccacaatgcttgaaaatatggatagTGGTACTCATTAATgtgatttattgatacaccatccaaagtgtaattaataacttcaccatgctcaaagggatgttcaatgtctgcttttctttctttctttttacccatctacagtATCAATACGTGCCCTTTTTGTtagtcattggaaaacctccctggtctttgtggttgaatctgtgttagaAATGCACTGCAtgactaagggaccttacagataattttatgtctggggtacagagatgaggtagtcattcaaaaatcatgttaaacgctattattgcagacagagtgagtccatgcaacttacgtGATCTGTTAATCAAATTtgcactcctgaacttatttagccttgccataacaaagtgattgaatacttattgactcaagacatttcaggtttttatttttaatgaattGTTAAAAACAAACAGACAGAAGCTGACTTCTTTCAGGATTGGGGGTGTAGTCCTCTCAAGTCCTCTGACGTCAGACAAATGGTTGATAAATGATGTCTGACTGCAGCTTTCTGGCTCTGGAGGAAATATGGGTCATTCCATGGATCCTTTGCAGTCATATATCTCTGTGTGATAAAAATAAAGTAGGACACAATAACAGTCATGACTATGGACGATGTTGCAAAAAATAAAATAGTGCAGACAACGTGATGAAAACGTTAATAAATCGTATAGCTACCCTACAGTCCTCGAGAGCGCACGGTCGAGGACGTGCATCTGGTTAGTTGGAGCTAAACAATGAAGACTTATGTAATGGTGCCCACCCTGAATCATCACACACTTCATTCAAGGGCTGACTGACTGATGTAGGGCAAAGACACACTTTTGACATTTCTTCCCCAAAATACACATATTCTTTATCAATTCAATTGAAACAATCAATTTATATGTTCATTCAAATTTCATTATTCATTACCAAAGTAAATGAAATGTTAGGAAGATACTCGTCTGCCTGTGTTGACGTCTAGAAAAGACTAAAACTACAACTACCAGGAGTGCGGAGAGAGTTATAAACAGCCAATAGAATTGTAGTATTGGCTTTGACGACACACATTTGGGGCTTTTTATGCGCGAACTGGCCATGCTCGAGCATAGAATTCGCGGTTAAAGTCTGGCTGTTAAGGAGAATTTTTCACTGTGTTATTAAGGTGGGTGTAATATAGCTAACGTTATCCGTACCAAAACTATGACTCAAAGATTGTAATTGTAGTTAATCTTGCCTGATTTATGAAAGTACTGGTTTTACCttaatttttttgtttgttaagtGGTGATCGAATGTGTTACCTCAGTTTCAATCCTGGCTAAACGACATCggttctttttttatatttttatatatttatttgttaACGTTAACTAGCAACCAACCTACAGTAACTAGTCAACGTTTAAAGGTTGTTGCTCAGACATTGCTAACTTAATGTCTTTCATTGATGCTTTGGTAAAAAATGAATGCAATTGTAAAAAGACCATTGATCTAATGGTGGGTGACTTGTTGTTCCACAGTAACGTTAACCATATTTGATCTATTCAACTTCAGACCGTGATTAACGTTAGTTGTCGTTGACCAATGAGTGTTTGTCTTGACACTACTTGCTGGTTAGGGATGCACACTTGATAGTGTGAGGCAAATTATTTTATTGATTACACGACGTAGCTAGTAAAGTCATGAATTTATAAAAATAATATACACACGTCGCTTTGAATCTTATAAATTACCAAATTTTTCACTTTGGTCAGCCATCAACTGATGCGCCTCCATTACTTTTTAAACATTTGGTTTGCAGGGTGCTTTACAAAATAAACGCTACCATCCGTATTTGAAGCTTCCAGTCGCCATGAACTATTATCAGCTTTTTTGACGTTTAAATTATTTATCGTTGAATGTTCTGGCCTATTATTAGTTTAACTTAGTTGTGCACTTGGTGTCGTGAGGGGCAGCATGCGAATAGCTAAACGGGCGGAGCTGCCTTGAACACGCGCTCCTCTTTGTTTGCAACTGGTCTCATTGACGTTCATTGCAATCAAACAAAAGAGCCATTGTTGTGCCATTAACtgatattttggaagctatacgACCTTTTTGTTGTGACCCTGAAACGTTACCTATTGATTGTTGTCTTGAGGTTGACAATCAGAGCTTTTTGATTGCTGCAGGTGTCCCTCCCAATTTATCGTGATCTGTTTACACACCTCAGCGTCTTTGTCTGTCCTTTAGCAGCACCATTTCAGTCAAATTCCTGTACATGCAAATGTGTGCGACGATTAAAGGCGATTCTGATTCTTCTTGCAATTGGGCGGTTCAAGTAATACGTGCTCTCGAATTTGCGGCGGTTGGAacttatttatttttctcccccTGTGGCTTATAGTTAGTTCGCTATGTACACACGGGTGCACCGTTGCAGCTTGTGTTGAATGTCTTCTGCTGAATCTGCTTGAATATTCATAGATTAGGTTTGTTGGCGTCGTCTGTAGGTTATAGCTGCCAAATATCTGCAGCTTCCCAATCGCATTTTCAATACACTGCAATTTTGGAAAGCTCTAGCCTTTTTGTTCTAACCATGGCCTGTTAGTTCAAAGTATCCATGCAACAGAAGGGCACTGAGCTGCTGTAGATGGGCATTGAAAGGGCCCCTCGCCCATCTACAGTAGTATATTATTGATTGCATGTGGCTATCACTTGCTAATGTAGTTTAATGTGCCATGTAGTTATTTAGCTGTGAATGAATAccagacagttttttttttttttaaatgggctgCATTAATAGGGTGTTGCTTGTCGTTGTTGAACATGACCGAAGGATGTCGCCACTGAGTGGACCTTGTTTTGCTTTACCCTGCTGTTTAGTCAGTCTTCCACCTAAACACACAGTAAATTGTGTTTCTATCCCACTAGAGGGTGCTAGTGATTCAGGCACTTTGTAAAGATGAGATGAAGTTTCATCCAGTCCTTGGGAGTGGGTGTAGCTGGTTCTTCATGTTCAAGGACGTACTAATGTGTTGGCAGGCTTGGTTGTTGGGGTTAAAGCCGGGTTACTGTAAAGGCACTGACAACTGCTATTGTTAAAAAGGCTTTAAGTAAATGTGACTGAACTTTCTTCCAGGTACATTGACTTGCTGTCCACTGCTGAAATGGCCGCCTCCTGCGGAGGTAAGTTGTGATTTTGAGAGACGTGAAATTAATTGTTTCTCACCCCTCTCCATCAAAGAAATGACCAAGTGGAAGCCAGTCTAATGATGCACTTCCACTGTATTGTTTTGACCAGTCATGTCTATTCCCAGCAGTCCAGGTGACAGGAGATACAGTGTCTTTTGGAAATGGGAGAACCCTAGTTAAATGTCCACACAGTGGccttctctctaccccccccccccccccttctccctgtAATGTTCAGTTTCCTGTCCTCGTCCCTCATTTGGAAATAATAGTTTTTCAGTTTTACCAAACAAGTGCCACATTCCCTTAACTCTGTCAGCCTACATGTATCCCTCACCTGGAGTTCATATGTTTGTGTACTGctttctagtcatggctcattatatataactactgctgaTGTAGTTTCTAGTCATATGCTGGCTATacactttttaaaatatattttctggaCTCTGGCATTGCTGCTTCTGATTTCTTAAATTTTGGATTATGTGCATATTGTTTGTTATTGCGCTGTTGAAACACAAGCAATTCGTTGCATCTGTGTGGCCCACCAATGAACTTTGATTAATAACAAATGCATAATTTGTCCGCTCATAGATATTCAGGTAAAGGAGATTGACAAACGTGCATCTGGCCAGGCGTTTGAGGTGATACTGGGTGCTCCAGCTCCAGACGCCAAGGGAGagttccctctgtctccccccaaGAAGAAGGACCTGTCCCTGGAGGAGATCCAGAGGAAACTGGAggctgcagaggagaggaggaaggtagGTCGTGCTCCAGTTAAAGATGCTAGACGGAAGTTTTGCTTATGGGTGTGCTCTTGAGCCAAAAGGGGTCCTCTAAAGGTAAAACTATTGTAAAGAAAAAAGGTCACCTACCCTCACCCATGAATAAGTGTGTATATTGTTATCTAAAAACTAATTTGGGGGGGGGTGAAATCCTAGCCTTGACTGGCACAATTTGGGGGAATGTATTTACTAGGTGTGGGAATAGCAAGGACCATATGATATTATCATGACATTAAGGTGGAAAATGTACAAATGTCAAATGCGGGTATATTTTGTCTTTGACTGTTAAGAAAGTTATTTCACCAGCCATGTTGGGTGGTCACACACAGAATTTGGGAAGTTTTTCAATCCAAAGCCCAAATGTATAGAAGTTTGTTGACTTGACCTGAGAGGCTACTGAAGTGACTTTGTCTGTGTTTCTTGGCTAGTTGCACCGTTTTGGTCACATATTAGTTTGCTGTCTGCAACTAGCACAGACAAAGATTACCACAGTAATGGCCTGTCCCTTAAAGGAGCAGCTGAACACTCTCTCCTAATGATGCAAATATTTGGGGGTACAATGTGCTTGAGCATGGAACAGCAAAAATATTTCAACCATTAACTTTTAGTAATTTTATTTAAAATGAACACTTCTGTGCTCCTTTTAATGTCAGATTTCAAATCCTGAACTAATAATGCAGATTTATCAGTCAGCATTTTATGACACTGATTCTTGATGTTCAGTTGTAGAACTGTTTTACTAGATAAAATAAATACTATTGTAACATGTATTGGCTAAAATACTTGTCACAAATTGAATTGAGCAGGATACTACTTTTTTAAACTATgatagtcagttaagaacaaatgcttattttacaatgacagcctatcccgacctaacccggacgacgttgggccgATTGTACACTGCcttatgggactcctgatcacggctgGTTGTAATGGTGCCCAGTATCaaatcagggtctgtagtgatgtctcTAGAGGTCGACAGATTATGATTTTTAACGCCGATAGCGATTATtgaaggaccaaaaaaagctgatactcatgattaaaaaaataaataattcccGGGGTGTGTAATTATTGGAATTTCCCACCCTGCTTAGGTTAcattatgttttgtgtttctcaTGATTCGATACTGGTTGTTTCAATATTCCagacatattgctcaccatatgtctgctgcagatgGACAAGACTGAGCCACaaaacgagttttgatcagtcatggaaataaagtGCTAGAAACATTGTCTCCCTAGTTTAAAAAAGAAAGGCAAACAAGCTAATGAACAAAAAATGCTGTAGTTTTGGTACCACCAACTAGTGTACAAATAGTTTTATCAATACAATATATCGCTAAATTATATCCTGTTTGGATCCCAATAAATATTACTATATCCTGAAATGTAACTACcttaatttttttacatttttatcgcTAGTGTGTGGATACACGTTAACCTTTTGCCATGATGCATTACATGCCTCTATGCCTGCGattaactagattcagctgagggTTGTGTTTTGAAGTGGGTAGTCGGGgcccggaacataattacaaaatttgtagactgcaaattgaccgacAAGCCAAAACTGATATTTGACTAAACCTTGCTTATATTTGTATAGGATTACGTGTCTGAGTGGTAATACTTTGGAACGATTTTCCTAAGTTAAAATCACTTGGTGCTGGTTGAGTCATGTCCAGCCTCAACTTTATTTACTCTGAACTTAGGGGCTGTATTTGGCCTGGGTTCTGCCTTTTTGGGGAGCCCTGCTTGACAGTATTGTAGTAGTCAAATGTTTTGTTGGGTGTCTGAATCAAACTCCTCTCCCCTTTGCGCCATCCTCCAGTCCCATGAAGCAGAGGTTCTGAAGCACCTAGCTGAGAAGAGGGAGCATGAGAAGGAGGTGCAAAGGAAAGCCATGGAGGAGAACAACAACTTCAGTAAGATAGCTGAGGAGAAGCTTAACCAGAAGATGGAAGCCAACAAAGAGAACAAGGAGGCCCTTCAGGCAGCCATGAGCGAGAAGTTCAAGGAGAAGGTATGTTGGCCTCTTGATATCTTTTACTTTCAAACCAGTCTTGCAGTGACAGTCTGACCCTGCTACCAGTTGTTTTCAATGGAGGACACAAGGAGACATCTGCTAGTGTGTCTTTACTGCGTCAAATCATTGTAAAGAAGCTAGCTACATTAGCCAGCTaagttggctggctagctaaagTAGTGAGGCTATTTTGCTGCGCTCCCCATAGACTGTCTAAAACACCATTCATTTGAAACAGCCTACCTGTTGTAGAAATGTCACAATTTACATATCACACAGCCTTCCCCCAAAAAATGAACTCTCAAATCATTGAATACTAATGTCTGTTTGGATATTCTAACTGTGCCCTATCCCCCCCACCCTATCCCCACGGGGGGGTGAAATAGGGCACAGttataatggggggggggggggtctcaagGACTTGATCACTTATCTCTGCAAGTGATTTGAGTTGGGAGACTTCAGAAGTTATCAACATTTTGATTTCACACAAAGTTAACACCAATGTCACTGGTCAACCATGACAAATTGGTGCTGGAAAATATTAATGTATGTTGTCACTGACACAAGTCGCACTTTGTATGGTCTGTTTAAATGTTATTTTGAAGGATATGTCACTTTTGAACTTCTATTTCTTCTCAGGACAAGAAACTGGAAGAGGTGCGGGCCAAAAAGGAAACCAAAGAGGGCGGTGCCGAGACATCAGAGAACTGAACTTCTGTCTATTGGGGATTGTATACTAGAGGGTTTTTTACATATCCAAAGATTGATTTATATTTAGTTAATGGCCAGTATTTTTGTCTTCACCGCCACCCACCTATTGACGAAAATAATAAAGTTCTCCCTGTTTGTGAATTCAACTTCTCTCCTGCTATAAGTGTACTTGCATTAGTTTTACACGTGGCTATTTTTGTCCCCTTGTTGCTTCTACTCCATGGCGGTCTGCAAGTTACTAACCGTCAATTCCTCTCAAAATGCATTGGAGAGGATCTAAAGTCCTTTTCTTTAGACTTCCTCAATGAAGCTTTGAGAGAAATTAAGGAAGCATGGATTTGACCGCTAGTGACCATTTCATACACAGCCCATTTCTTTGGCTATTTAGCTTTTGTCATTGCATCTTCTGACCTAATGAAAAATAGCAGTATATGTACTTATCCTTTAAGGAAGCATGTCTCTATGCATAGGTCCTCGACATGATCTCTTCCATAGTGCCACTTTGGAATCTTGTATCTGTTACACCTGGCTAATAGTTGATCAATGGTTGTTGATCTGGGTTGGTAACATGTTGGATCAATTTCACCTTTTTCACAGCAAGTGTAGTAT
This region of Salvelinus namaycush isolate Seneca chromosome 32, SaNama_1.0, whole genome shotgun sequence genomic DNA includes:
- the LOC120026939 gene encoding stathmin-like produces the protein MAASCGDIQVKEIDKRASGQAFEVILGAPAPDAKGEFPLSPPKKKDLSLEEIQRKLEAAEERRKSHEAEVLKHLAEKREHEKEVQRKAMEENNNFSKIAEEKLNQKMEANKENKEALQAAMSEKFKEKDKKLEEVRAKKETKEGGAETSEN